In the Burkholderia contaminans genome, CCACAGCCGCCGGGCGGGCGGCGCCGGCGGGCAAGGCCGATCGGCGCGGGTGGGGCGCGGCGGGCAGCGCGTGGGCGCACAAGCCGAAAGAACCGAACAAAGCGAACAAAGCGCGGCGCGAAGACGCAATGGCGGGAACACGCGAAGCCGGAAGCCGGCCATCGCCAGCGGAGCCCGGCAGCGGCTTCATCGCCCGTCTTGCCGACGACGAAGCCGCGCCGCTCGATCGCGCGTCAATCGAGCAGCGTCAGGATCTCGTCGTACAGCGCCTCCGGGATCCGCACGCCGTTCGCGATGCTGCGCGCGCGGGCGTCGAAGCGGCGTTGCGACGGCAGCCGCGCACCCTGTGCGACGATCGATTCGAACATCCGTTCGCCGCGCGCGAGCCCTGTGTCGAGATCGTCGCCGAGGAACACCTTCGGGTCGAACGCAATCACGAGCTCGCCGTGGCACGGCGTCGCGCCGACGCCTTCGTCGAAGTCCATCGATTCCCGGCTCGTCATGTCGCCGATCAGCGCACCGCCGAGCAGTTCGACCATCGCCGCGAGCGCCGAACCCTTGTGGCCGCCGAACGTGCGCATCGCGCCCTGCAGCGCGGCTTTCGGATCGGTGGTCGGCCGGCCGTCGGCATCGATGGCCCATTCCGGCGGGATCGCCTTGCCTTGCTTCGCATGCAGCTCGATGTCGCCGCGCGCGATCGCGCTCGTCGCGAAATCGAACACGAACGGCACGCCGCCCGGGCGCGGCCACGCGAACGCGATCGGGTTCGTGCCGAACACCGGCTCGCGGCCGCCTTCCGGCGCGACCCAGCTATGGCTCGGGTTCATCGCGATGCCGACCAGCCCTTCGGCCGCGATTGCCTCGACCTCGGGCCACAGCGCGGAGAAGTGGTAGCAGTGGTTGATCGTCATCGCGGCGATGCCGTGCTGCCTGGCCATCCCGACGAGCACCGGCAGCCCCGTCTCGAAGCTCAGCAGCGAAAAGCCGCGATGTGCGTCGACCGAGACGATCGACGACGACAGCCGGCGCAGCGTCGGCACGGCTTGCGGATCGACCTTGCCCTTCTTCAGCGAACGCACGCAGACGAGCAATCGGTACACGCCATGCGAATGGCATTCGTCGCGCTGGCCCTGCGTGATCACGTTGGCGATGGCCCGTGCATGCGCGTCGGACATCCCGTTGTGCGTCAGCACGCGCAGCGCGAGCGCGTGGACTTCGTCGAGCGACAG is a window encoding:
- a CDS encoding Ldh family oxidoreductase, with the translated sequence MSEPIAEIVLSLDEVHALALRVLTHNGMSDAHARAIANVITQGQRDECHSHGVYRLLVCVRSLKKGKVDPQAVPTLRRLSSSIVSVDAHRGFSLLSFETGLPVLVGMARQHGIAAMTINHCYHFSALWPEVEAIAAEGLVGIAMNPSHSWVAPEGGREPVFGTNPIAFAWPRPGGVPFVFDFATSAIARGDIELHAKQGKAIPPEWAIDADGRPTTDPKAALQGAMRTFGGHKGSALAAMVELLGGALIGDMTSRESMDFDEGVGATPCHGELVIAFDPKVFLGDDLDTGLARGERMFESIVAQGARLPSQRRFDARARSIANGVRIPEALYDEILTLLD